Proteins encoded by one window of Epinephelus moara isolate mb chromosome 18, YSFRI_EMoa_1.0, whole genome shotgun sequence:
- the cacng2a gene encoding calcium channel, voltage-dependent, gamma subunit 2a isoform X2 — protein MATKRETLLLELEMIDIEQQMLLLQMLRRRRRRERRLRRWPVRPLNGSRRCCGAVRASSIFPILSVILLFMGGLCIAASEFYKSRHNIILSAGIFFVSAGLSNIIGIIVYISANAGDPSKSDSKKNSYSYGWSFYFGALSFIMAEMVGVLAVHMFIDRHRQLRIGARAADYLQGSAITRIPSYRYRYRRRSRSSSRSTDPSHSRDTSPVGLKGFSALPSTEISMYTLPRDTLKSSGTPTATYNSERDHNFLQVHNCIQKDLKDSSQTNTANRRTTPV, from the exons atggcgACCAAGAGAGAAACACTGTTGCTGGAGCTTGAAATGATCGACATTGAACAACAAATGCTCTTATTACAAATGttacgacgacgacgacgaagAGAGAGGCGACTGCGCCGATGGCCTGTACGCCCGTTGAATGGCTCGAGGCGGTGTTGTG GTGCGGTGCGAGCCTCCAGCATCTTCCCCATCCTCAGTGTCATCCTGCTCTTCATGGGAGGCCTGTGTATAGCTGCCAGTGAGTTCTACAAGTCACGCCACAACATCATCCTCAGCGCAGGGATCTTCTTTGTGTCTGCAG GCCTGAGCAACATCATCGGGATCATCGTGTACATATCAGCCAACGCGGGGGACCCTTCAAAAAGcgactcaaagaagaacagctaTTCTTACGGCTGGTCCTTCTACTTCGGTGCCCTCTCCTTCATCATGGCTGAGATGGTGGGCGTCTTGGCCGTGCACATGTTCATTGACCGCCATCGACAGCTCCGAATAGGGGCGCGCGCAGCCGACTACCTCCAAGGCTCGGCCATAACGCGGATCCCCAGCTACCGCTACCGCTACAGACGTCGCTCGCGCTCCTCCTCCCGCTCCACAGACCCGTCACACTCCCGCGACACCTCGCCGGTAGGCCTCAAGGGCTTCAGCGCGCTGCCATCCACGGAGATCTCCATGTACACGCTGCCCCGGGACACCCTCAAGTCCTCCGGCACGCCCACCGCCACCTACAACTCTGAGAGGGACCACAACTTCCTGCAAGTCCACAACTGCATCCAGAAGGACCTGAAAGACTCGAGCCAGACCAACACAGCGAACCGCCGCACCACGCCGGTATGA